TGGCCTTCAGCCGCGCGACCAGGTCCTCCCAGACCGCGTCGTCGTCCTGGCCGGAGTCGCCGGAATCACGGGGTTCCTCCGGCGGGGGCTCCTCGGAGGAACGGCTGCCGGACACGTTGTCCTCGCCGGGGGTCATCGCCTGGCCCCCAGGGAGTCGATGAAGCGGACGCTCCCGTCGAAGATGAGCGGGGCGTCGTTGTCCACGGTTGCGACATGCAGGCTGTTCTCCAGCCACTCGATGTCCAGCAGCCCGTCACGCAATCCGTTCTGCAGGGCGCGGACGCTCGAATCACCCACGATGTGGTCCGTGCGCGAGCGGAACAGGTGCACCGGCGTGCTGATGCGGGGGAGCAGCTCCCGGGTGTTCGCGAAGAGCTTGTGCAGCTCATGGACGGACGCCGTGGGCGTCCGGGTGTAGGCGCCCTCGTCGACGCCAGGCTTGAGGATGTCGTTCGCGATCGACGGGGTCGACTTCACCAGGTGCTTGAGCAGACCGGAGAGCGGGGCGCGCCAGTCGTCGATCACGAGGCCCGGGTTGACCACCACGGTCCCGGCCACGGGTTTGCGCGCCGCGAGCCGCAGGGCGAGGCAGCCGCCCATCGAGAGCCCGGCCGTGACGATCGTGTCGCACAGCGGCACGAGTTCCTGGTAGCTGGCCTCGTAGGCCTGGTACCACTCCTGCCAGCTGCGGGTGGACATGTCCTGCCACGTGGTGCCATGGCCCGGAAGCAGCGGCATCCGCACCGCGAAGCCTGCGTCCGCCAGATGAGCGGCCCAGTCCCGGAGGCCGTGCGGGCTTCCCGTGAAGCCGTGGGACATGACCACGCCCACACGGGCGCGCGGACCGTGTCCGTCGCTGCTGAACGCGTCGTGAGAGATGGCCGATTGCTCCGGATGCAGTGCCTCGTTGCTCATGACTCCATCATTCCCCAAAGTGGCGGGACATGGGACCCGGCGGGCCCATCCATGTAGTCTGGGCGCAGGTTCCGGGCTCTGTGAAGGCCCACCTGACACCGCCACTTCCAAGGAGGACGGCCATGTTCTACTGGCTGATGAAGAACGTGATCATCGGGCCACTGGTCAAGCTGATCTTCCGTCCCTGGGTCAAAGGCCTGGACAACATCCCCCAGGAGGGTGGCGCCATCCTGGCCTCCAACCACCTCTCCTTCTCCGATTCGGTGTTCATGCCGCTCGAGGTGCCGCGTCCGGTGGTCTTCCTGGCCAAGAGCGACTACTTCACGGGGCGTGGACTGAAAGGCCGATTGACGGCGGCCTTCTTCCGTCTGACGAACCAGCTGCCGATGGACCGCTCGGGAGGCGCCGCCTCCAGCCTGTCGCTCGGCGCGGGGGCGGAGGTGCTGAAGAACGGCGAGCTGCTCGGCATCTACCCGGAGGGCACCCGCAGCCCGGACGGACGGCTGTACCGGGGCAAGGTGGGCGTGGCCCGGCTCGCCCTCGAATGCCGGGTCCCGATCATCCCGGTGGCCATGATCGGCACGGACAAGGTGCAGCCCATCGGCCGCAAGGTCCCCAGCATCCGCCGGATCGGCGTCATCTTCGGGGAACCGCTGGACTTCAGCCACCTGGCGGACCGTGCCGAGGAGTACGAGGTGCAGCGCCAGGTGGTGGACGCCGTGATGGAGCGGCTCATGAGGCTCTCCGGGCAGGAGTACGTGGACAAGTACGCCGCCACGGTCAAGGCGGAGGCGGCCGCTGCGGCCGCCGGCATCCGTCCCGACGACGGCGGGCACCCGGCGTCGTCCTGAACGCCCCTGCGAAGCGTCGGCCTGGAGCGCCGTCCGAAGCGCGCCCCGCAGCGCCTTGCGGAGGCGCTCTCCGTCGATGACGTCCGTCCTATGGACCCGAAGCGGTGATCCCGTCCGGGGCGTCTAGAATCGACCGTGTGACTGAGCTTTCCACCACCGCGGCCCCCGACTCTTCCGCCGCCTTCGCGGCCGCATCCCAGAGCGGGGCGGCCGACTATCCCGGCCTCGACCAGTGGCGTTCGCTGCCGATCAACCAGCAGCCCACCTGGTCCGATCCTGAGGTCTTCGACGCCTCGGTCAAGGAACTGTCCATCCTTCCCCCGCTCGTCTTCGCGGGTGAGGTCGATGTGCTGCGCGAACGCCTTGCGGCAGCAGCCCAGGGACGCGCCTTCCTCCTGCAGGGCGGCGACTGCGCGGAGACCTTCGAGGCGGCCACGGCCGACCGGATCTCCTCCCGGGTGAAGACGATCCTCCAGATGGCCGTCGTCCTGACGTACGGCGCCTCGCTCCCCGTCATCAAGATGGGCCGCATGGCGGGGCAGTTCGCCAAGCCGCGGTCGTCCAATGACGAGACCCGGGACGGCGTCACCCTGCCGGCCTACCGTGGTGACATCGTCAACGGGTACGAGTTCACCCCCGAGTCCCGTGCGCATGACGCCAGTCGCATGCTGCGGGCGTACCACACCTCGGCCTCCACGCTGAACCTCATCCGGGCGTTCACCACGGGTGGCTTCGCCGATCTCCGCCTGGTGCACCAGTGGAACAAGGGCTTCACGGCCAACCCGGCCCACGCCCGCTACGAGTCCCTGGCCAAGGACATCGACCGTGCCATCACCTTCATGCAGTCCTGCGGCGCGGACTTCGAAGCCCTCAAGCGGGTGGAGTTCTTCGCCAGCCACGAGGCGCTCCTCCTCGACTACGAGCGGGCCCTCACCCGGATCGACTCCCGGACCGGGTTCCCGTACGACACGTCCTCGCACTTCCTGTGGATCGGTGAGCGCACCCGCGAGCTGGACCACGCCCACGTGGACTTCCTGTCCCGCGTCCGCAACCCGATCGGCGTCAAGCTCGGCCCGAACACCTCGGGCGATGACGCGCTGCGCCTCATCGACAAGCTCGACCCGAACCGCGAGCCCGGCCGTCTGACCTTCATCACGCGCATGGGCGCGGGCAAGATCCGCGAGAACCTCCCGCCGATCGTGGAGAAGGTCACCGCCTCCGGCGCCCAGGTCCTCTGGGTGACCGACCCGATGCACGGCAACACCGTGACCAGCAAGAACGGCTATAAGACGCGCCGTTTCGACGACGTCATGGACGAGGTCCGCGGCTTCTTCGAGGTGCACGACGCCCTCGGAACCTTCCCGGGCGGTCTGCACGTGGAGATGACGGGCGACGACGTCGCGGAGTGCCTGGGTGGCGCTGACCCGATCGACGAGGCGGCCTTCGAGGACCGTTACGAGTCGGTCTGCGATCCGCGCCTGAACCACATGCAGTCCCTGGAACTCGCGTTCCTGGTGGCCGGGGCGCTTTCGAAGCGCTGAGGCTGAGGCATCGGCCGGGGCGACCCCGGCGCGCAGAAGAGGCCGGTCCGTTTCTTACGGACCGGCCTCCGGCGTCTCCGGGCCGGCGTCAGCCGATCGGTTCGTCCTGAAGCTCGTCCTCGAACTCGGGGTCGCTC
Above is a window of Arthrobacter sp. Y-9 DNA encoding:
- a CDS encoding 3-deoxy-7-phosphoheptulonate synthase class II, whose product is MTELSTTAAPDSSAAFAAASQSGAADYPGLDQWRSLPINQQPTWSDPEVFDASVKELSILPPLVFAGEVDVLRERLAAAAQGRAFLLQGGDCAETFEAATADRISSRVKTILQMAVVLTYGASLPVIKMGRMAGQFAKPRSSNDETRDGVTLPAYRGDIVNGYEFTPESRAHDASRMLRAYHTSASTLNLIRAFTTGGFADLRLVHQWNKGFTANPAHARYESLAKDIDRAITFMQSCGADFEALKRVEFFASHEALLLDYERALTRIDSRTGFPYDTSSHFLWIGERTRELDHAHVDFLSRVRNPIGVKLGPNTSGDDALRLIDKLDPNREPGRLTFITRMGAGKIRENLPPIVEKVTASGAQVLWVTDPMHGNTVTSKNGYKTRRFDDVMDEVRGFFEVHDALGTFPGGLHVEMTGDDVAECLGGADPIDEAAFEDRYESVCDPRLNHMQSLELAFLVAGALSKR
- a CDS encoding alpha/beta fold hydrolase, with the translated sequence MSNEALHPEQSAISHDAFSSDGHGPRARVGVVMSHGFTGSPHGLRDWAAHLADAGFAVRMPLLPGHGTTWQDMSTRSWQEWYQAYEASYQELVPLCDTIVTAGLSMGGCLALRLAARKPVAGTVVVNPGLVIDDWRAPLSGLLKHLVKSTPSIANDILKPGVDEGAYTRTPTASVHELHKLFANTRELLPRISTPVHLFRSRTDHIVGDSSVRALQNGLRDGLLDIEWLENSLHVATVDNDAPLIFDGSVRFIDSLGARR
- a CDS encoding lysophospholipid acyltransferase family protein gives rise to the protein MFYWLMKNVIIGPLVKLIFRPWVKGLDNIPQEGGAILASNHLSFSDSVFMPLEVPRPVVFLAKSDYFTGRGLKGRLTAAFFRLTNQLPMDRSGGAASSLSLGAGAEVLKNGELLGIYPEGTRSPDGRLYRGKVGVARLALECRVPIIPVAMIGTDKVQPIGRKVPSIRRIGVIFGEPLDFSHLADRAEEYEVQRQVVDAVMERLMRLSGQEYVDKYAATVKAEAAAAAAGIRPDDGGHPASS